TGGCTGAAGCGCTCGTGGGGAGGCGAGATGGAGAACGTGAGCGTGCTTGTCGCCATCGGCGTCAACGAGCATGGCTTCCGCGAGGTGCTCGGCGTCGTCGAGGGGATGAGCGAGTCGAAGGACAGCTGGCTGGAGCTGCTGAAGAACCTCTACTCGCGAGGACTCGAGAAGATAGACCTAACGGTTTCCGACAAGTCCAAGGGGCTCGTCGAAGCGCTTCCCGAGATCTATCCGGCAAGCAAGTGGCAGAGATGCCTCTTCCACTTCCACCGCAACGTGCTGGCCAAGGTCTCGCACAGCAAGAAGGCGACCGCGGCGGCGATGCTCAAGGCGATCCACGCCCAAGAGTCTGCCGAAGCGGCTACCCGCAAGGCGATCGAGGTGGCCGACGCGCTCGAGTCGATGAAGCTTGCCGCTGCGGCTGCGGTCCTTCGAGAGGGTGTATCCGAGAGCGTCACCTACTACCGGTTCCCCAGGAAGCACCACCGAAGCATACGGACCAACAACATGCTGGAACGGATAATGAAGGAGATCAGGCGACGAACCCGCGTTGTCGGTTGCTTCCCTGACGGCAAGAGCGCGTTGATGCTGGCTTGCGCCAGATTGCGATACGTCGCTTCGAAGTCGTGGTCGGACAGCCGAGTCTATCTGGACATGAAGCTGCTGGCCGAAGAAAACGAGGAGAAGAGCGCCTGAAGCGGCGGCAGCCCCCTCGGGGGCTAATTGACTTTTAGATACCTTTAACCAATAACCAAAAAACGAATACGCCACTGCCTTAAGGTACAGCTACCTTTTTGCGAAAGATTCCGGACACTAACTAGCGAGAAGTCGCTCAAGCGCTTCAAGCTGCGAATAAAGGAACTTACCTCTAGGAGCCTAGGCGTATCGATGGAGTTTCGATTGTCGAAGCTCCGCTCGTATTGCGTGGGCTGGTTCCACTACTTCAAGTTTGGGTTCCTGTGTAGGGAAGCTCGGGCTTGGGACGGTTGGATCCGCCGTCGCGTGCGACTATGCTACTGGAAAATGTGGAAGCTGCCTCGGACGAGGCGTCGTATGTTGATAAAGCTGGGCGTCGAACCCTCGGCGGTGAAGCTGGCAAGTCGTAGCCGAAAGGGCTACTGGCGGCTCAGCATGAATCCATTAGTTCGATACGCGTTGTCCAACGCCTGGCTCGAGGAGCAAGGAGTCCCGTCATTGAGTGAACTGCTGATCGTCTTTAGACACGGAGACCAAGCGAAAGTCTGATCGCCGTTATATATAACTAGGAAACGCCACTTACGGATCCGTATGAGTGGTGTTGTGGGAGCTTGGGGAGTTAATGCCCCCGGCTACCCGATTATGTAATTTCTGTTTTTGATATTTCAAGTTGGGCAACCTTTTGAAAAAAACCTAATTTTTCGTCGAAATTCTTTCTTAGGCTTTTTTGGTAATCCATGTCAGGAGTGTTCTTATTTCCAATCGCAAATTGGTTTGTGGCATCCATTAGATTGTATGCAGCCATTCTTACTTCGTCCGAATTAGATATTTGAAGCAGATTGAAGCTTCTCAAGTATTCTTGATATTCGTTCGAACCAGCATCAAGGCTGGTGTAGAGATGACTTTGAACGAGATTCTGCGACCGAGAGAGGAAATCAACGAATCTGTCCTCTTTCTTTTGTAGGTCTTCAATTCGTCTCTTTCGTTGTT
The DNA window shown above is from Pelagicoccus enzymogenes and carries:
- a CDS encoding group II intron maturase-specific domain-containing protein is translated as MRHCLKVQLPFCERFRTLTSEKSLKRFKLRIKELTSRSLGVSMEFRLSKLRSYCVGWFHYFKFGFLCREARAWDGWIRRRVRLCYWKMWKLPRTRRRMLIKLGVEPSAVKLASRSRKGYWRLSMNPLVRYALSNAWLEEQGVPSLSELLIVFRHGDQAKV
- a CDS encoding IS256 family transposase; the encoded protein is WLKRSWGGEMENVSVLVAIGVNEHGFREVLGVVEGMSESKDSWLELLKNLYSRGLEKIDLTVSDKSKGLVEALPEIYPASKWQRCLFHFHRNVLAKVSHSKKATAAAMLKAIHAQESAEAATRKAIEVADALESMKLAAAAAVLREGVSESVTYYRFPRKHHRSIRTNNMLERIMKEIRRRTRVVGCFPDGKSALMLACARLRYVASKSWSDSRVYLDMKLLAEENEEKSA